A genome region from Purpureocillium takamizusanense chromosome 8, complete sequence includes the following:
- a CDS encoding uncharacterized protein (EggNog:ENOG503NWCS~COG:Q) codes for MDVAGLMTTVPWLMNMLRKVPGATGVFERFAQWCYDQLEEKREALKVANKGQQPRDVISWLIKSEDEASGMAGSTSAAIQEDARVLIIAGSDTAASAITNTLYFLAKYPAVCEKLQQLLKVIFPAGDTDWNYAKVKAIPYLDYIINETLRLRPAAPIGFLRETPPQGLQVDDVFIPGGTIVSVPTWAIHRDSRNWERPDDFVPERWEKMSTNTAPYIAFQRGPFSCAGKNLAIMELRMVISRIVLRYRIAFAPGEDGEAFQSGAKEKLTLWLPPLRMVFTRR; via the exons ATGGACGTCGCAGGCCTAATGACTACTGTTCCGTGGCTGATGAATATGCTGCGAAAGGTCCCTGGGGCCACTGGGGTATTCGAACGATTCGCTCAATGGTGTTACGATCAACTTGAGGAGAAGCGAGAGGCACTGAAAGTCGCTAATAAGGGCCAACAGCCACGTGATGTGATTTCATGGCTCATCAAGTCTGAGGATGAAGCATCTGGTATGGCTGGTTCAACTTCAGCTGCGATCCAGGAGGATGCTCGAGTCTTGATCATCGCTGGCAG CGATACCGCAGCCAGCGCAATCACTAACAC ACTTTACTTTCTGGCCAAGTATCCCGCTGTCTGCGAAAAGCTTCAGCAGTTGCTGAAGGTTATATTCCCCGCCGGAGACACCGACTGGAATTACGCTAAGGTCAAGGCAATCCCGTACCTGGACTACATTATCAACGAGACTCTGCGACTTCGTCCCGCGGCTCCGATTGGTTTCCTGCGAGAAACTCCGCCGCAGGGCTTGCAAGTTGATGATGTCTTCATACCTGGAGGAACCATCGTCTCCGTTCCGACTTGGGCAATTCACAGGGATTCTCGCAATTGGGAAAGACCGGATGATTTCGTGCCGGAGCGGTGGGAGAAAATGTCGACCAACACGGCGCCGTACATAGCTTTCCAACGTGGCCCATTTTCCTGCGCGGGCAAGAATCTTGCCATCATGGAGCTTCGCATGGTCATTAGCCGTATTGTTCTCAGGTATAGGATAGCCTTTGCTCCAGGAGAGGATGGGGAGGCTTTTCAGTCTGGAGCCAAGGAGAAGTTGACTCTATGGCTTCCTCCACTACGCATGGTTTTCACTCGGAGATAG